A region of Burkholderia lata DNA encodes the following proteins:
- a CDS encoding FlhC family transcriptional regulator, whose protein sequence is MSGRAGRHGLADDAQLTMHAAALIRLGARLQMLEIECALPREHLVRLYREVRGVAAPKGLLPSSIDWYMTWLANIHASLFHNIYRFLRNQAGCPRLEALVKAYTLYAEQGDATRRALPLDLTRALPLDLTRAWMLVRFVDAGVLDIARCRDCGAAFITYRHALRRHPVCVACRLPARAGKRAVAAPQRATADTRHARRQDARTAVVACRDGSTTTGGASGERHAV, encoded by the coding sequence GTGAGCGGCCGGGCCGGGCGGCATGGCCTCGCGGACGACGCGCAGCTGACGATGCACGCGGCGGCGCTGATCCGGCTCGGCGCGCGGCTGCAGATGCTGGAGATCGAGTGTGCGCTGCCACGCGAGCATCTCGTGCGCCTGTATCGCGAAGTGCGCGGCGTGGCCGCGCCGAAGGGGTTGCTGCCGTCGTCCATCGACTGGTACATGACGTGGCTCGCGAACATTCATGCATCGCTGTTCCACAACATCTACCGCTTCTTGCGCAACCAGGCGGGCTGCCCACGACTCGAGGCGCTCGTCAAGGCCTATACGCTGTACGCCGAACAGGGCGATGCCACGCGTCGTGCGTTGCCGCTGGACCTGACACGCGCGCTGCCGCTGGACCTCACACGTGCGTGGATGCTGGTGCGCTTCGTCGACGCCGGCGTGCTCGACATCGCCCGGTGCCGCGATTGCGGCGCGGCGTTCATCACCTATCGTCACGCATTGCGCCGCCATCCCGTCTGTGTCGCCTGCCGGTTGCCGGCGCGTGCCGGCAAGCGCGCCGTCGCGGCGCCGCAGCGCGCGACCGCCGACACACGTCACGCTCGGCGGCAGGATGCACGCACCGCCGTCGTCGCCTGTCGGGATGGCTCGACCACCACGGGCGGCGCATCGGGAGAACGGCATGCAGTCTAG
- a CDS encoding porin, translating into MKVRSLCTAALCCAAAGLLAGRSSHAQTSATLYGLIGLDVASTKRSGGPPAAIAMQSPGLTAPYWGLRIAEDLGGGYRALAVLESFFQPVNGGIGRTSADPYWGRNAYAGIEGPFGTVTLGRQTNLLYLAEQAVNPFRASILFSPLVMQTFVASYGGAIAGDTVWNNAIQYTSPTVGGLTASAVYAPGGLAGANGAANAGLSLRYASGPLTAVAAAQRTRIVAGAAAPTQHAYLAGFAYAFPRITLYGAIQGTRTTATDTGSHTFEAGVSVPVTSRLSALGEWAYTRRTAARTAVSRNTGVAGLDYSLSRRTDVYALAGYDRLGGSGVAATWALGIRHLF; encoded by the coding sequence ATGAAGGTCCGATCGTTGTGCACCGCCGCGCTGTGCTGCGCGGCCGCCGGCCTGCTGGCCGGCCGTTCGTCCCACGCTCAAACGTCCGCGACGCTGTACGGCCTGATCGGGCTCGACGTCGCCAGCACGAAGCGCAGCGGCGGCCCGCCGGCCGCGATCGCGATGCAGAGCCCCGGGCTTACCGCGCCGTACTGGGGCCTGCGTATCGCCGAGGATCTCGGCGGCGGTTACCGCGCGCTCGCCGTGCTCGAAAGCTTCTTCCAGCCGGTCAACGGCGGCATCGGCCGCACGTCGGCCGACCCGTACTGGGGACGCAACGCGTATGCGGGCATCGAAGGCCCGTTCGGCACCGTGACGCTGGGGCGGCAAACCAACCTGCTGTATCTCGCCGAACAGGCCGTCAATCCGTTTCGCGCGTCGATCCTGTTCTCGCCGCTCGTGATGCAGACCTTCGTCGCGTCGTACGGCGGCGCGATCGCCGGCGACACGGTCTGGAACAACGCGATCCAGTACACGAGCCCGACCGTCGGCGGACTGACCGCGAGCGCCGTCTATGCGCCCGGCGGCCTCGCCGGCGCGAACGGCGCGGCCAACGCGGGCCTGTCGCTGCGCTACGCGAGCGGCCCGCTCACGGCGGTCGCGGCCGCGCAGCGCACGCGGATCGTCGCGGGTGCGGCCGCGCCGACCCAGCACGCGTATCTCGCCGGCTTTGCGTACGCGTTCCCGCGCATCACGCTGTACGGCGCGATCCAGGGCACGCGTACGACCGCGACCGACACCGGTTCGCACACGTTCGAAGCCGGCGTGTCGGTACCCGTCACGTCGCGGCTGTCCGCGCTCGGCGAATGGGCGTACACGCGCCGCACCGCGGCGCGCACGGCCGTGTCGCGCAACACGGGCGTCGCCGGGCTCGACTACTCGCTGTCGCGGCGCACCGACGTCTATGCGCTCGCCGGATACGACCGGCTCGGCGGCAGCGGCGTCGCGGCGACCTGGGCGCTCGGCATCCGGCACCTGTTCTGA
- a CDS encoding VOC family protein has protein sequence MDKLRHIALSVDDPEAAAQFFERAFGMRRAGNAMRGIYMTDGTINVALLNFKDETVPGYAGLKDVRGVIHFGMWVDDVDATAERVVAAGGTYLTGRHEQDPNVFYEVKYRMPDGTVFDITSNGWKGAVKEVVPAGAAGTQP, from the coding sequence ATGGACAAGCTTCGCCACATCGCGCTTTCGGTCGACGATCCGGAGGCGGCCGCGCAATTTTTCGAGCGCGCGTTCGGCATGCGCCGCGCGGGCAACGCGATGCGCGGGATCTACATGACGGACGGCACGATCAACGTCGCGCTGCTGAACTTCAAGGACGAGACGGTGCCCGGCTACGCGGGCCTGAAAGACGTGCGCGGCGTGATCCATTTCGGGATGTGGGTGGACGATGTCGATGCGACCGCCGAGCGCGTCGTCGCGGCCGGCGGCACCTACCTGACCGGCCGGCACGAGCAGGACCCGAACGTGTTCTACGAAGTGAAGTACCGGATGCCCGACGGCACCGTGTTCGACATCACGTCGAACGGTTGGAAGGGCGCGGTGAAGGAAGTCGTGCCGGCCGGCGCGGCGGGCACGCAGCCGTGA
- a CDS encoding 2-hydroxyacid dehydrogenase, with the protein MTARPGVLALVPLPDTTRDALRRDYVLHDHPDGMPADFAEAGTIRAVVTNGTCGLDDARMARLPALEIVCAFGAGYENVDVAAAARRGIVVAHAPGTNASTVADHAIGMLLALARGYAPLTGAVRAGRWHASRAARPTLTGAALGVIGMGRIGRLVAARAQGFDMTLGYHARGPHGDAPGRYYADLVQLAADSDFLVIACHGGPATRHLVDRAVLRALGPHGYVVNVARGSVLDTAALRDALDAGDIAGAGLDVIEHEPDVPAALFDHPDVLVTPHVAGRSPAAWLAQRDALLASLAQHFSRLPVEFAVRAA; encoded by the coding sequence GTGACCGCGCGGCCCGGGGTACTCGCGCTGGTGCCGTTGCCCGACACGACGCGCGATGCGCTGCGGCGCGACTACGTGCTGCACGATCACCCGGACGGGATGCCGGCCGATTTCGCGGAAGCCGGCACGATCCGCGCGGTCGTGACCAACGGCACCTGCGGGCTCGACGACGCACGCATGGCGCGCCTGCCCGCGCTCGAAATCGTCTGCGCATTCGGCGCCGGCTACGAGAACGTCGACGTCGCGGCCGCCGCGCGGCGCGGCATCGTCGTCGCGCACGCGCCGGGCACCAATGCGTCGACCGTCGCCGACCACGCGATCGGCATGCTGCTCGCGCTCGCGCGCGGCTATGCGCCGCTCACCGGCGCGGTACGGGCCGGCCGCTGGCATGCGTCGCGCGCCGCCCGGCCCACGCTGACCGGTGCCGCGCTCGGCGTGATCGGCATGGGCCGCATCGGCCGGCTGGTGGCCGCGCGCGCGCAGGGCTTCGACATGACGCTCGGCTATCACGCACGCGGCCCGCACGGCGACGCGCCCGGCCGCTACTACGCCGACCTCGTGCAGCTCGCGGCCGACAGCGACTTTCTCGTGATCGCGTGCCACGGCGGCCCGGCCACCCGGCATCTGGTCGACCGCGCGGTGCTGCGTGCGCTCGGGCCGCACGGCTACGTCGTCAACGTCGCGCGCGGGTCGGTGCTCGATACGGCCGCGCTGCGCGATGCGCTCGACGCGGGCGACATCGCGGGCGCCGGGCTCGACGTCATCGAACACGAGCCCGACGTGCCGGCCGCGCTGTTCGACCATCCGGACGTGCTCGTCACGCCGCACGTCGCGGGCCGCTCGCCCGCCGCCTGGCTCGCGCAGCGCGACGCGCTGCTCGCGAGCCTCGCACAGCACTTCTCGCGCCTGCCCGTCGAATTCGCGGTGCGCGCCGCGTAG
- a CDS encoding hybrid sensor histidine kinase/response regulator, producing the protein MTRVDETPEAPADHEVPFDLAADVIARWQRLVDLMAEIVGVPAGLIMRNVGRDIQVLVASRNTGNPFYPGESAELHGSGLYCEAVIESGATLVVPDARQSAQWRNNPDLRVNMVSYLGLPIRWPDNTPFGTICLLDCKENAYSERYIRLVEEFRDQIEMQLQLIRAQRIAERERQRAAQLAENFRRQKDLATEAVHVKSSFLAAASHDLRQPVHALSLFVGALRHVPMPADGTLLVDRIDQSVNAMDALFTAILDISRLDAGVVPVHRRPFAIGAVLERVCREVAADAHGKGLSLSYVRSTAVVDSDPVLIERIARNLLSNAVRYTDAGRIVVGCRRTHQHVRLQFIDTGRGIPADQQARVFDDYYQLRHRGSESEQGVGLGLAIVRRLAGLLDCPLTLRSEPGRGSCFELQLVRLDTAVQPSVAADEIAVDEATAAAHLVVVIDDESAIRVGMSMLLERWGYQVVTAASVDDAIACLASCDVRPTLLICDLHLHGDQNGIGAIARIRDEYNTAIPAMLITGDTTARRPGRLKHGGFVLLHKPVPSDKLRAAMARLLHAQAPGQPRRTDAG; encoded by the coding sequence ATGACGCGTGTCGACGAGACGCCGGAAGCGCCGGCCGACCATGAAGTCCCGTTCGACCTCGCCGCCGACGTGATCGCGCGCTGGCAGCGCCTCGTCGACCTGATGGCGGAAATCGTCGGCGTGCCGGCCGGGCTGATCATGCGCAACGTCGGCCGCGACATCCAGGTGCTGGTGGCGAGCCGCAACACCGGCAATCCGTTCTATCCGGGCGAATCGGCCGAACTGCACGGCTCGGGACTTTACTGCGAAGCGGTCATCGAGAGCGGCGCCACGCTGGTCGTGCCGGATGCGCGGCAATCGGCGCAGTGGCGCAACAATCCGGACCTGCGCGTCAACATGGTCTCGTATCTCGGCCTGCCGATCCGCTGGCCCGACAACACGCCGTTCGGCACGATCTGCCTGCTCGACTGCAAGGAGAATGCGTATTCGGAGCGCTACATCCGGCTCGTCGAGGAATTCCGCGACCAGATCGAGATGCAGTTGCAATTGATCCGCGCGCAGCGGATCGCCGAACGCGAACGCCAGCGCGCCGCGCAGCTGGCCGAGAACTTCCGGCGCCAAAAGGATCTCGCCACCGAGGCCGTGCACGTCAAGTCGAGCTTTCTCGCGGCCGCGAGCCACGACCTGCGCCAGCCCGTCCACGCGTTGAGCCTGTTCGTCGGCGCGTTGCGTCACGTCCCGATGCCGGCCGACGGCACGCTGCTCGTCGATCGCATCGACCAGTCCGTCAACGCGATGGACGCGCTGTTCACCGCGATCCTCGACATCTCGCGGCTCGACGCGGGCGTCGTGCCCGTGCATCGCCGGCCGTTCGCGATCGGCGCGGTGCTGGAGCGCGTATGTCGCGAAGTCGCCGCCGATGCGCACGGGAAAGGCTTGTCGCTGTCATACGTGCGCAGCACCGCAGTCGTCGATTCCGATCCGGTGCTGATCGAGCGCATCGCGCGCAACCTGCTGTCGAATGCGGTGCGCTATACCGACGCCGGGCGCATCGTCGTCGGCTGCAGGCGCACGCACCAGCACGTGCGCCTGCAATTCATCGACACCGGGCGCGGCATTCCGGCCGACCAGCAGGCCCGCGTATTCGACGACTACTACCAGCTGCGCCATCGCGGCAGCGAATCCGAACAGGGCGTGGGCCTCGGGCTGGCGATCGTGCGGCGCCTCGCGGGGCTGCTCGACTGTCCGCTGACGCTGCGCTCCGAACCCGGGCGGGGCTCGTGCTTCGAGCTGCAGCTGGTGCGGCTGGACACGGCCGTGCAGCCGAGCGTCGCCGCCGACGAGATCGCCGTCGACGAGGCCACCGCCGCTGCGCACCTCGTGGTCGTGATCGACGACGAAAGCGCGATTCGCGTCGGCATGTCGATGCTGCTCGAGCGCTGGGGCTACCAGGTCGTCACGGCCGCGTCGGTCGACGACGCGATCGCGTGCCTGGCATCGTGCGACGTCCGGCCGACCCTGCTGATCTGCGACCTGCACCTGCACGGCGACCAGAACGGGATCGGTGCGATCGCGCGGATTCGCGACGAGTACAACACGGCGATTCCCGCGATGCTGATCACGGGCGACACGACCGCGCGACGGCCCGGCCGGCTGAAGCACGGCGGGTTCGTGCTGCTGCACAAGCCGGTGCCGAGCGACAAGCTGCGCGCGGCGATGGCACGCCTGCTGCATGCGCAGGCCCCCGGACAGCCGCGCCGGACCGACGCGGGATAG
- a CDS encoding response regulator: MKILIVDDHAILRDGVEMLLRQGDGDMVVVQASSADDAVRLLDAHADLDAIVLDLKLQGMDGLDALAVFATMRPGLPVIVLSSSEDPGAVRSAFAQGAMGYVPKSASPRTLLSAIRIALNGERYVPPLVLDDPALQHPDGAAAARGSMLTQRQIEVLRYLAEGVPNKVIADKLGLSEKTIKAHITAIFKALNVINRTQAAAAGRKAGLI; this comes from the coding sequence ATGAAAATCCTGATCGTCGACGATCACGCCATCCTGCGCGACGGCGTGGAGATGCTGTTGCGCCAGGGTGATGGCGACATGGTCGTCGTCCAGGCAAGCAGCGCCGATGACGCGGTGCGGCTGCTCGACGCGCACGCCGACCTCGACGCGATCGTGCTCGACCTGAAGCTGCAGGGCATGGACGGCCTCGACGCGCTCGCCGTGTTCGCGACGATGCGCCCCGGGCTCCCGGTCATCGTGCTGTCGTCGTCCGAGGATCCCGGCGCCGTGCGTAGTGCGTTCGCGCAGGGTGCGATGGGTTACGTGCCGAAATCCGCCAGCCCGCGCACGCTGCTGTCCGCCATCCGGATCGCACTCAACGGCGAACGCTACGTTCCGCCGCTCGTGCTCGACGACCCCGCGCTGCAGCATCCGGACGGCGCCGCTGCGGCACGCGGTTCGATGCTGACGCAACGCCAGATCGAAGTGCTGCGCTATCTCGCGGAAGGCGTGCCGAACAAGGTCATCGCCGACAAGCTGGGGCTGTCCGAAAAGACCATCAAGGCGCACATCACCGCGATCTTCAAGGCGCTGAACGTCATCAACCGCACCCAGGCCGCGGCGGCCGGCAGGAAGGCCGGTCTCATCTGA
- a CDS encoding sensor histidine kinase, with product MNLRGLSIRQRMRAGFALVVMLTAVACGTNLRESYRQYRQGYLDLRDFALVESAMIASNRISAERWPANQWLALRRRDAATQVQAVRDARARSDQALDALRDDLAQAAALGASERGSALHALESIRAELAGARGEVDALAARPAAARATWQVQAAQDRMFSAADDLAALTSGVMAGTAMRHPETAGALVLARLLGDLREYTGRLGSLFVAPLVRREALDNDRLARILQMRGRIVQLRALIAGAIAPPLDDAMLSNDLARLNDTMDGSFLPLVAATLRAGRTGAYAMNAEDFASRVMRDLEAPAQLRDHVLDLTRARAVALRDAARVRMTLSAAEAACCIAILLLLVRGTQRTLSKPLDALSRRIVALSEGDVSPIVRIPGTSPEIGHVNDALDALRGAYVHRTLLERQRNDMLTLFSHDMRAPLTSVIVLVNAPAACPPDCTLRERLHEIDGLARHTLAMADGFAQVSRAETGEYASELVNVVDLMNQARDAIWLRAREKHIAVDDVPPCDDALVHGDPALLSRALVNLLGNAVEYSAAHTRIECRVELADGGASVCCVIRDYGYGIAAEDQARLFERYRRFRLKGQPDTKGVGLGMAFAKAVVDRHHGEISVRSAPWQGTTVTLTLPAAGASGHAHDPDRTMSAEPALG from the coding sequence GTGAACCTCCGGGGCCTCTCGATCCGGCAGCGGATGCGGGCCGGCTTCGCGCTCGTCGTGATGCTGACGGCGGTGGCGTGCGGGACGAATCTGCGGGAAAGCTATCGGCAATACCGGCAGGGCTATCTCGACCTGCGCGATTTCGCTCTGGTCGAAAGCGCGATGATCGCGTCGAACCGGATTTCGGCCGAGCGCTGGCCGGCCAACCAGTGGCTGGCGCTGCGACGGCGCGATGCCGCGACGCAGGTGCAGGCGGTGCGCGACGCGAGGGCGCGTTCGGATCAGGCGCTCGATGCGCTGCGAGACGATCTCGCGCAGGCGGCGGCGCTCGGTGCGTCCGAGCGCGGGTCGGCGCTGCACGCGCTCGAGTCGATACGCGCGGAGCTGGCCGGCGCGCGCGGCGAAGTCGACGCGCTCGCTGCGCGGCCTGCGGCGGCGCGTGCGACGTGGCAGGTGCAGGCCGCGCAGGACCGCATGTTCTCGGCCGCCGACGATCTGGCGGCGCTGACCAGCGGCGTGATGGCGGGTACGGCGATGCGTCATCCGGAAACGGCCGGCGCGCTGGTCCTCGCGCGCCTGCTGGGCGACCTGCGCGAATATACGGGCCGGCTCGGCTCGCTGTTCGTCGCGCCGCTGGTCAGGCGCGAGGCGCTCGACAACGATCGGCTGGCGCGCATCCTCCAGATGCGCGGGCGCATCGTGCAGCTCCGCGCACTGATCGCCGGCGCGATCGCGCCGCCGCTCGACGACGCGATGCTGTCGAATGACCTGGCGCGGTTGAACGACACGATGGACGGCAGCTTCCTGCCGCTGGTTGCCGCGACGCTGCGCGCGGGCCGCACGGGCGCCTATGCGATGAACGCCGAGGATTTCGCATCGCGGGTCATGCGGGACCTCGAAGCACCGGCGCAGTTGCGCGACCACGTGCTCGACCTCACGCGTGCGCGTGCGGTGGCGCTGCGCGATGCGGCGCGCGTCCGGATGACGCTGTCCGCCGCCGAGGCGGCGTGTTGCATCGCAATCCTGTTGCTGCTCGTGCGCGGCACGCAGCGGACGTTGTCGAAACCACTCGATGCGCTAAGCCGGCGCATCGTCGCGTTGAGCGAGGGCGACGTATCGCCGATCGTCCGGATTCCGGGCACGAGCCCCGAGATCGGGCACGTGAACGATGCACTGGACGCGCTGCGCGGCGCCTATGTCCATCGCACGCTGCTCGAGCGGCAGCGCAACGACATGCTGACGCTGTTCTCGCACGACATGCGCGCGCCGCTCACCTCGGTCATCGTGCTCGTGAACGCGCCTGCCGCCTGCCCGCCCGACTGCACGCTGCGCGAGCGCCTTCACGAGATCGACGGGCTGGCGCGTCATACGCTCGCGATGGCGGACGGTTTCGCGCAGGTGTCGCGGGCGGAGACGGGCGAGTACGCATCGGAACTCGTCAACGTGGTCGACCTGATGAATCAGGCACGCGATGCAATCTGGCTGCGCGCACGGGAAAAGCACATCGCGGTCGACGACGTACCGCCGTGCGACGACGCGCTCGTGCACGGCGATCCGGCGCTGCTGTCGCGTGCGCTGGTCAATCTGCTGGGGAACGCGGTCGAATACAGCGCGGCGCATACGCGCATCGAGTGCCGCGTCGAACTGGCGGACGGCGGCGCGTCGGTGTGCTGCGTGATCCGCGATTACGGCTACGGGATCGCGGCCGAGGATCAGGCGCGCCTGTTCGAGCGTTACCGGCGCTTTCGCCTGAAAGGGCAGCCCGACACGAAGGGCGTCGGGCTCGGCATGGCGTTCGCGAAGGCGGTCGTGGACCGGCACCACGGCGAAATCAGCGTGCGCAGCGCCCCGTGGCAGGGCACGACCGTGACGCTCACGCTGCCCGCGGCCGGCGCATCCGGCCACGCGCACGACCCGGACCGGACGATGTCGGCCGAACCGGCGCTCGGATGA
- a CDS encoding alpha/beta hydrolase translates to MKIVKPLLIAAAVAAALSVTTTAFAAGAGAGVEAVRPDATTSAFLAALNGQKGPGLETLSPAKARQVLVDAQNGTKVDLSGIDVSNRTIEQDGLSVPVTIVRPQGATGTLPVFMFIHGGGWVLGDFPTHERLVRDLVVQSGAVAVFVNYTPSPEAHYPVAINQAYAATKWVAAHGAEIGVDGSRLAVVGNSVGGNMAAVVALMAKDKGGPAIRFQGLMWPVTDHNFNTGSYNAYQQGHFLTRPMMKWFWDAYTKNEAQRNEIYASPLRASTAQLKGLPPALIQVAQFDVLRDEGEAYGRKLDAAGVDATTTRYDGTIHDFGLLNALAMDAPTKAATKAMANEIATRLK, encoded by the coding sequence ATGAAGATCGTCAAGCCGCTGCTGATCGCTGCCGCCGTCGCCGCCGCACTGTCCGTCACGACCACCGCGTTCGCCGCGGGCGCCGGCGCCGGCGTCGAAGCCGTCCGGCCGGATGCGACGACGAGCGCCTTCCTCGCCGCGCTGAACGGCCAGAAAGGCCCGGGCCTCGAAACGCTGAGCCCCGCGAAGGCGCGCCAGGTGCTGGTCGATGCGCAGAACGGCACGAAGGTCGACCTGTCGGGCATCGACGTGTCGAACCGCACGATCGAACAGGACGGCTTGTCCGTGCCGGTCACGATCGTCCGCCCGCAAGGCGCGACGGGCACGCTGCCGGTGTTCATGTTCATTCACGGCGGCGGCTGGGTGCTCGGCGATTTCCCGACGCATGAACGCCTCGTGCGCGACCTCGTCGTGCAATCGGGGGCCGTCGCGGTGTTCGTGAACTACACGCCGTCGCCGGAAGCGCATTACCCGGTCGCGATCAACCAGGCGTATGCGGCGACGAAGTGGGTGGCCGCGCACGGCGCGGAGATCGGCGTCGACGGCAGCCGTCTCGCGGTGGTCGGCAACAGCGTCGGCGGGAACATGGCGGCCGTGGTGGCGCTGATGGCGAAGGACAAGGGCGGCCCCGCGATCCGCTTCCAGGGGCTGATGTGGCCGGTGACGGACCACAACTTCAACACGGGGTCGTACAACGCGTATCAGCAAGGGCACTTCCTGACGCGGCCGATGATGAAGTGGTTCTGGGACGCCTATACGAAGAACGAAGCGCAACGCAACGAGATCTACGCGTCGCCGCTGCGCGCAAGCACCGCGCAGCTGAAGGGCCTGCCGCCCGCGCTGATCCAGGTCGCACAGTTCGACGTGCTGCGTGACGAAGGCGAAGCGTACGGCCGCAAGCTGGACGCAGCCGGCGTCGACGCGACGACCACGCGCTACGACGGCACCATCCACGATTTCGGCCTGCTGAACGCACTGGCCATGGATGCGCCGACGAAGGCCGCGACGAAGGCGATGGCGAATGAAATCGCGACGCGGTTGAAGTAA
- a CDS encoding porin, whose translation MKKKLIASSVMLLACAGAHAQSRIWLSGYMDLNIEHLISSGPGGNITRMSSGGLNNSRFNLSGVEELGGGNKAVFTIEPMFSANTGVQSTQFRQSFVGLKGNWGELTMGRQFTPSYWLAGYADPTWAADFSMVNDMQFFYATYRVDNALQYKTPTFHGFTGRVMITTGLGDGTRAGRFFSTGIEYRNGPLFLGAVSELQYTRDIFRSSQIHSSRDNYFSAVYRFGGFEPTVIYHTYNGYYAYPPYVAFNSQGWDAQIGARWNIDGINRVYLSVVHRHDDNNTSISSATGGVIGYIYGLSKRTDLYVTAAHVKSQHRVPVAYPVTFQVYPDGGQNPSGFQIGIRHAF comes from the coding sequence ATGAAAAAGAAGCTGATCGCGTCCAGTGTCATGCTGCTCGCCTGCGCCGGTGCGCATGCGCAGTCGCGCATCTGGCTGTCGGGTTACATGGACCTGAACATCGAGCACCTGATTTCGTCGGGCCCGGGCGGCAACATCACGCGGATGTCGAGCGGCGGTCTGAACAATTCGCGCTTCAACCTGAGCGGCGTCGAGGAGCTCGGCGGCGGCAACAAGGCGGTCTTCACGATCGAGCCGATGTTTTCAGCGAACACCGGCGTGCAGTCGACGCAGTTCCGGCAATCGTTCGTCGGCCTCAAGGGCAACTGGGGCGAGCTGACGATGGGCCGCCAGTTCACGCCGTCGTACTGGCTGGCCGGCTATGCGGACCCGACGTGGGCAGCCGACTTCAGCATGGTCAACGACATGCAGTTCTTCTACGCGACCTATCGCGTCGACAACGCGCTGCAGTACAAGACCCCGACCTTTCACGGCTTCACCGGGCGCGTGATGATCACGACCGGGCTCGGCGACGGCACGCGCGCCGGGCGCTTCTTCAGCACCGGCATCGAATACCGCAACGGGCCGCTGTTCCTCGGTGCCGTGAGCGAGCTGCAGTACACGCGCGACATCTTCCGCTCGTCGCAGATCCATTCGTCGCGCGACAACTATTTCTCGGCCGTGTACCGCTTCGGCGGCTTCGAGCCGACCGTGATCTACCACACGTACAACGGCTATTACGCGTATCCCCCGTACGTCGCATTCAATTCGCAGGGCTGGGATGCGCAGATCGGCGCACGCTGGAACATCGACGGCATCAACCGCGTGTACCTGAGCGTCGTCCATCGCCACGACGACAACAACACGAGCATTTCGAGCGCGACCGGCGGCGTGATCGGCTACATCTACGGGCTGTCGAAGCGCACCGACCTGTACGTGACCGCCGCACACGTGAAGAGCCAGCATCGCGTGCCCGTCGCGTATCCGGTCACGTTCCAGGTGTATCCGGACGGCGGCCAGAACCCGTCCGGCTTCCAGATCGGGATCCGCCACGCATTCTGA
- a CDS encoding flagellar transcriptional regulator FlhD, with protein sequence MKVANDSDAMWELNMSYLWLAQRLLQSDRASGMFRLGVTADVAAALAALSMKQMNDLASAGQLICALRPSRYGVLSALTRATPPVDLVRVHTAMALAGLALPDEETS encoded by the coding sequence ATGAAGGTTGCCAACGACAGTGATGCAATGTGGGAATTGAACATGTCTTATCTGTGGCTTGCGCAGCGACTGCTGCAGTCGGATCGCGCATCGGGCATGTTCCGCCTGGGCGTGACTGCTGACGTTGCCGCTGCGCTGGCCGCGTTGTCGATGAAGCAGATGAACGATCTTGCGTCGGCGGGGCAACTGATCTGCGCACTGCGGCCGAGCCGGTACGGCGTGCTGTCGGCGTTGACCCGCGCGACGCCGCCGGTCGATCTCGTGCGCGTGCATACCGCGATGGCGCTGGCCGGCCTCGCGCTTCCAGACGAGGAAACATCGTGA
- a CDS encoding c-type cytochrome gives MRFKPFAALLLGAFATIATVATPGHAATSASEQTCRACHTLDTTKVGPPFRAIAAHYRNDADAIAKLQKSMLEGSTGKWGSATMPPNAISADDAARFAKWIMSLNQPAK, from the coding sequence ATGAGGTTCAAGCCATTCGCCGCACTGCTGCTGGGCGCGTTCGCGACGATTGCGACAGTTGCGACACCCGGCCACGCCGCGACGTCGGCCAGCGAGCAGACCTGCCGCGCGTGCCACACGCTCGATACGACGAAAGTCGGCCCGCCGTTCCGCGCGATCGCCGCGCACTACCGCAACGATGCCGATGCGATCGCGAAGCTCCAGAAGAGCATGCTCGAAGGCAGCACCGGCAAATGGGGCAGCGCGACGATGCCGCCCAATGCGATTTCGGCCGACGATGCGGCGCGCTTCGCGAAGTGGATCATGTCGCTGAATCAGCCGGCGAAGTAG
- a CDS encoding organic hydroperoxide resistance protein, whose product MSIEKVLYRAHAKATGGRDGRATVPESGLDLKLTTPRELGGAGGAGANPEQLFAAGYSACFIGAMKFVAARDKIAMPADAAIEGSVGIGAIPNGFGIEVELKISLPGLDRDVAQTLIDRAHLVCPYSNATRGNIDVTLTLV is encoded by the coding sequence ATGTCGATCGAAAAAGTGCTGTACCGCGCCCATGCAAAAGCCACCGGCGGCCGTGACGGCCGTGCGACGGTGCCCGAAAGCGGCCTCGACCTGAAGCTGACCACGCCGCGCGAGCTCGGCGGCGCGGGCGGCGCAGGCGCGAACCCCGAGCAACTGTTCGCCGCCGGCTACAGCGCGTGCTTCATCGGCGCGATGAAGTTCGTCGCGGCGCGCGACAAGATCGCGATGCCCGCGGATGCCGCGATCGAAGGCAGCGTCGGCATCGGCGCGATCCCGAACGGCTTCGGCATCGAAGTCGAACTGAAGATCTCGCTGCCGGGCCTCGATCGCGATGTCGCGCAGACGCTGATCGATCGCGCACACCTCGTGTGCCCGTACTCGAACGCGACGCGCGGCAACATCGACGTCACGCTCACGCTCGTCTGA